Proteins found in one Bombus terrestris chromosome 1, iyBomTerr1.2, whole genome shotgun sequence genomic segment:
- the LOC100645110 gene encoding microfibrillar-associated protein 1, with protein MMMDYFVTNNSLAPAPMGIQSTAGAVPVKNDKGELSMKKVKVHRYVSGKRPDYAPAASSEEESEEEDFLERRVHKSYEENEISIDTPIHSQVKICDEDDPRIRRLTRLEKQKESNTEIRAERHRHIHEPELIEVEPERTRERIKLESSDSSEDEELSDSEIERRREALKQRVLSKKENEEELIHGEEDERSGDTSEESSEYEEYTDSEEETGPRLKPVFVRKKDRITVMEKEKEAMKQKQAEIEAKKLAEERKRQTLRMVEEAIRKEAQVGKTTSEHEGKLEDVCTDDENDEVEYEAWKLRELKRIKRDREEREQLEKERLEVERIRNMTEEERRQEVRLNPKVITNKAAKGKYKFLQKYYHRGAFYLDKEDNIFKRDFSGATLEDHFDKTILPKVMQVKNFGRSGRTKYTHLVDQDTTQFDSPWISETAQNLKFHNNQAAGMKQVFERPSLKKRKNEN; from the exons ATGATGATGGATTATTTTGTTACAAATAATTCTTTGGCACCTGCGCCAATGGGAATTCAGAGTACTGCTGGTGCCGTACCTGTAAAAAATGATAAAG GTGAACTTTCTATGAAAAAAGTAAAGGTACATCGTTATGTCTCTGGTAAACGACCTGATTACGCACCAGCTGCTAGCTCAGAAGAAGAGTCCGAAGAAGAAGATTTCTTAGAAAGGCGTGTACATAAAAGTTAtgaggaaaatgaaatttctatagATACTCCTATACATTCGCAAGTGAAAATATGTGATGAAGATGATCCACGTATAAGAAGATTGACGCGTTTAGAAAAACAGAAGGAATCTAATACAGAAATTCGTGCAGAGAGACATAGACACATACATGAACCAGAATTAATTGAAGTTGAGCCTGAAAGAACTCGGGAAAGGATAAAGTTAGAAAGTTCAGATTCGTCAGAAGATGAAGAATTATCAGATTCTGAAATTGAGAGAAGACGAGAGGCATTAAAACAACGGGTtttatcaaaaaaagaaaatgaagaagaattAATTCATGGAGAAGAAGATGAGAGGTCAGGTGATACCTCAGAGGAAAGTTCCGAATATGAAGAATATACAGATTCAGAGGAAGAAACTGGACCAAGATTGAAGCCAGTTTTCGTACGTAAGAAAGACAGAATTACAgtaatggaaaaagaaaaggaagcaaTGAAACAAAAACAAGCGGAAATTGAAGCTAAAAAGTTAGCTGAAGAACGGAAACGACAAACATTACGG ATGGTAGAAGAAGCAATAAGAAAAGAAGCACAAGTAGGTAAAACCACCAGTGAGCATGAAGGAAAACTTGAAGATGTTTGTACAGATGATGAGAATGATGAAGTTGAGTAtgaagcttggaaattgcgagaattaaaaagaattaaacGTGATCGTGAAGAAAGAGaaca ACTTGAAAAAGAACGACTTGAAGTTGAACGAATACGTAACATGACAGAAGAAGAGCGGAGACAAGAGGTACGCTTAAATCCGAAAGTCATTACAAATAAAGCAGCCAAAGGGAAATATAAGtttctacaaaaatattatcATCGTGGAGCTTTCTATTTAGATAAAGAGGATAATATATTCAAGCGAGATTTCTCTGGTGCAACTTTGGAGGATCATTTTGATAAAACGATTTTACCCAAAGTTATGCAAGTGAAAAACTTTGGACGCAGTGGTAGAACTAAATATACTCATCTAGTTGATCAAGATACTACTCAATTTGATTCACCATGGATCTCAGAAACAGcacaaaatttaaaattccacAATAATCAAGCTGCTGGAATGAAGCAAGTATTCGAACGACcatcattaaaaaaaagaaaaaatgaaaattaa
- the LOC100645230 gene encoding 46 kDa FK506-binding nuclear protein, with the protein MFWGLILEPNKRYTQTVEKSFHVSMASLNLQKADDGVVQVMLYYEGTSYLLCNLRKSSTWQVPLDLNFHEGTTIAFICHGHGHVHLTGYLIPDEDLDLDELEDAEGEEDEEEEEEQVPQLVDKKSKRKAIDTLKNEKNTKRLKQEIEAESSDEDIELDGMNEENDSDDSEEGDESVLNEDEDEAEDEEGEEEDKEDEEEEKKVKPQQKDKKNKQQQQKKKMLNGKEAKQKKDKREQQQNEINIQSDQKTRVVEGGVQIKELKVGNGVFAKSGKLVSVYYVGRLKNGKKFDATTQGDGFKFRLGKGEVIKGWDVGIQGMKVGGKRQITIPPAMAYGAKGSPPVIPGNSTLVFEVELRNVH; encoded by the exons ATGTTTTGGG gtttaATACTAGAACCAAATAAACGGTATACACAGACCGTTGAAAAATCATTCCATGTATCAATGGCTAGTTTAAATCTTCAAAAAGCcg atgACGGTGTGGTACAAGTGATGTTATACTATGAAGGTACCAGTTATTTGTTATGCAATTTAAGAAAGAGCTCAACGTGGCAAGTACCGcttgatttaaattttcatgAGGGAACTACAATAGCATTTATATGTCATGGCCATGGTCATGTACATTTAACTGGTTATTTAATACCTGATGAAGATTTGGACTTGGATGAGCTAGAGGAtgcagaaggagaagaagatgaagaagaagaagaagaacaggtACCACAGTTGGTTGACAAAAAATCAAAAAGAAAAGCTATAGATACcttaaagaatgaaaaaaatactAAGCGTCTTAAACAAGAAATTGAAGCAGAATCTTCTGATGAAGATATAGAACTAGATGGCATGAATGAAGAAAATGATTCTGATGATTCTGAAGAAGGAGATGAATCAGTATTAaatgaagatgaagatgaagcTGAGGACGAGGAaggcgaagaagaagataaagaggatgaggaagaggaaaagaaagtaAAGCCTcaacagaaagataaaaaaaataaacaacaacaacaaaaaaagaaaatgctaAATGGAAAAGAGGCAAAgcaaaaaaaagacaaaagggAACAacaacaaaatgaaataaatatccaAAGTGACCAGAAAACAAGGGTAGTAGAAGGTGGAGTGCAAATAAAAGAATTGAAAGTTGGTAATGGTGTTTTTGCCAAAAGTGGAAAATTGGTTTCTGTATATTATGTGGGTCgtttaaaaaatggaaagaaatttgATGCAACAACACAAGGAGATGGTTTTAAATTCAGGCTTGGGAAAGGTGAAGTAATTAAAGGATGGGATGTTGGTATTCAGGGAATGAAAGTAGGAGGAAAACGACAGATTACAATACCTCCAGCTATGGC GTATGGAGCAAAAGGCTCACCACCTGTTATTCCTGGTAATAGTACACTGGTGTTTGAAGTGGAACTTCGGAATGTACATTAA
- the LOC100645431 gene encoding uncharacterized protein LOC100645431 isoform X1 has protein sequence MLERGKFCSSAAIATALAVSGGNQTSSDSETTKLSLYAANERFTCNPDNLYAVPRIGLHEIEWIEADSLEADVSRFVAGSSTVTTTTTRNNLKKCCRTSTSSGYSSHSPPLSAGSYSCYTSAVSGQSLFRGIPLTMKDQFSGGLAVIHESESIPRPIWPTAFPNPRELYQSEENPEYDTLYTCYGCSCAYTYSYCDWDYEKSASISAHDVLLELSQTLNSVIEGKNSMTPEEILHNISYKVAQGIGLKGGLYEYVYHNSSFLPSKRSFLNDKNSCLLSSNKNSSSKINPVNSKLYDNTRQLYLHNPWYTCLCTCEHTHRFLSSSKNDKQTKTHDGSENKENPPVILLMDNHCRRTSSELTQQNNKNTFESHVCKCLNRSIALDKKTKNIYVNRCIRSDTKETIDINEENKQDRDKVISNEPEYSMQLECGDGDSFNKGRIFSSNRNNWDYRVKGFAEDLDFTLDVSRAERLGRVIAKAKRKRQWCRALTAFFGLVFFVLSVVIVSLSVTKGRKVFGSM, from the exons ATGCTGGAACGCGGGAAGTTTTGTTCCAGTGCCGCAATCGCAACGGCCTTGGCAGTTTCAGGTGGGAACCAAACTAGCTCTGACAGTGAAACTACTAAATTGTCTTTATATGCGGCGAATGAGCGATTCACTTGCAATCCTGACAATCTGTACGCGGTACCACGAATTGGTTTACATGAGATAGAATG GATAGAGGCTGACTCGCTAGAGGCTGATGTTTCAAGATTTGTAGCCGGTTCGTCGACAGTAACAACGACCACAACGCGAAATAATCTAAAAAAATGTTGCCGAACTTCGACCAGTTCCGGTTACTCCAGCCATTCTCCGCCATTGTCGGCTGGTTCATATTCTTGTTACACATCAGCAGTCTCCGGTCAGAGTCTTTTTCGAGGAATACCTTTAACAATGAAGGATCAATTCAGCGGAGGTCTTGCTGTAATTCATGAGAGCGAATCGATTCCACGTCCTATTTGGCCGACTGCGTTTCCCAATCCGCGCGAACTCTATCAGAGCGAAGAAAATCCCGAATATGATA CTTTGTACACATGTTACGGATGCAGTTGCGCATATACCTATTCATATTGCGATTGGGATTATGAAAAATCTGCAAGTATATCAGCACATGATGTCCTCCTTGAATTATCTCAAACACTAAACTCTGTGATAGAAGGCAAAAATTCTATGACACCAGAAGAAATTTTGCACAATATCTCGTACAAGGTGGCCCAAGGAATTGGTTTGAAAGGAGGACTTTATGAGTACGTTTACCATAATTCCTCTTTTTTACCAAGCAAACGATCGTTCTTAAACGACAAGAATTCGTGTCTATTAAGTAGCAATAAAAATTCCTCGTCGAAAATCAATCCAGTAAACTCAAAACTTTACGATAATACACGACAACTTTATCTGCACAATCCATGGTACACTTGCTTATGCACTTGTGAACATACTCACAGATTTTTGTCGTCTTCTAAAAATGACAAACAAACCAAGACGCACGATGGAtcagaaaacaaagaaaatccACCTGTTATACTTTTGATGGATAATCACTGTCGAAGAACAAGTTCAGAATTAACACAGCAGAACAATAAAAACACATTTGAGTCGCACGTTTGCAAATGCTTAAATCGTTCAATTGCCCTCGataaaaaaacgaaaaacatATACGTGAATCGTTGTATTAGAAGTGATACGAAAGAAACGATCGATATTAACGAAGAGAACAAACAGGACCGGGATAAAGTTATTTCTAACGAACCAGAATACTCTATG CAGTTGGAGTGCGGCGACGGTGATTCATTCAACAAAGGTAGAATCTTCTCATCCAACAGAAATAATTGGGACTATCGTGTGAAGGGATTTGCCGAAGACTTAGATTTCACGCTCGACGTTTCACGAGCGGAACGCTTAGGTCGTGTAATTGCAAAAGCAAAACGAAAACGACAATGGTGCAGAGCTCTGACCGCCTTCTTCGGACTAGTCTTCTTTGTTTTAAGTGTCGTCATTGTTTCCTTATCCGTAACAAAAGGACGTAAAGTATTTGGAAGCATGTAA
- the LOC100645431 gene encoding uncharacterized protein LOC100645431 isoform X2 — MLERGKFCSSAAIATALAVSGGNQTSSDSETTKLSLYAANERFTCNPDNLYAVPRIGLHEIEWIEADSLEADVSRFVAGSSTVTTTTTRNNLKKCCRTSTSSGYSSHSPPLSAGSYSCYTSAVSGQSLFRGIPLTMKDQFSGGLAVIHESESIPRPIWPTAFPNPRELYQSEENPEYDTLYTCYGCSCAYTYSYCDWDYEKSASISAHDVLLELSQTLNSVIEGKNSMTPEEILHNISYKVAQGIGLKGGLYEYVYHNSSFLPSKRSFLNDKNSCLLSSNKNSSSKINPVNSKLYDNTRQLYLHNPWYTCLCTCEHTHRFLSSSKNDKQTKTHDGSENKENPPVILLMDNHCRRTSSELTQQNNKNTFESHVCKCLNRSIALDKKTKNIYVNRCIRSDTKETIDINEENKQDRDKVISNEPEYSMLECGDGDSFNKGRIFSSNRNNWDYRVKGFAEDLDFTLDVSRAERLGRVIAKAKRKRQWCRALTAFFGLVFFVLSVVIVSLSVTKGRKVFGSM; from the exons ATGCTGGAACGCGGGAAGTTTTGTTCCAGTGCCGCAATCGCAACGGCCTTGGCAGTTTCAGGTGGGAACCAAACTAGCTCTGACAGTGAAACTACTAAATTGTCTTTATATGCGGCGAATGAGCGATTCACTTGCAATCCTGACAATCTGTACGCGGTACCACGAATTGGTTTACATGAGATAGAATG GATAGAGGCTGACTCGCTAGAGGCTGATGTTTCAAGATTTGTAGCCGGTTCGTCGACAGTAACAACGACCACAACGCGAAATAATCTAAAAAAATGTTGCCGAACTTCGACCAGTTCCGGTTACTCCAGCCATTCTCCGCCATTGTCGGCTGGTTCATATTCTTGTTACACATCAGCAGTCTCCGGTCAGAGTCTTTTTCGAGGAATACCTTTAACAATGAAGGATCAATTCAGCGGAGGTCTTGCTGTAATTCATGAGAGCGAATCGATTCCACGTCCTATTTGGCCGACTGCGTTTCCCAATCCGCGCGAACTCTATCAGAGCGAAGAAAATCCCGAATATGATA CTTTGTACACATGTTACGGATGCAGTTGCGCATATACCTATTCATATTGCGATTGGGATTATGAAAAATCTGCAAGTATATCAGCACATGATGTCCTCCTTGAATTATCTCAAACACTAAACTCTGTGATAGAAGGCAAAAATTCTATGACACCAGAAGAAATTTTGCACAATATCTCGTACAAGGTGGCCCAAGGAATTGGTTTGAAAGGAGGACTTTATGAGTACGTTTACCATAATTCCTCTTTTTTACCAAGCAAACGATCGTTCTTAAACGACAAGAATTCGTGTCTATTAAGTAGCAATAAAAATTCCTCGTCGAAAATCAATCCAGTAAACTCAAAACTTTACGATAATACACGACAACTTTATCTGCACAATCCATGGTACACTTGCTTATGCACTTGTGAACATACTCACAGATTTTTGTCGTCTTCTAAAAATGACAAACAAACCAAGACGCACGATGGAtcagaaaacaaagaaaatccACCTGTTATACTTTTGATGGATAATCACTGTCGAAGAACAAGTTCAGAATTAACACAGCAGAACAATAAAAACACATTTGAGTCGCACGTTTGCAAATGCTTAAATCGTTCAATTGCCCTCGataaaaaaacgaaaaacatATACGTGAATCGTTGTATTAGAAGTGATACGAAAGAAACGATCGATATTAACGAAGAGAACAAACAGGACCGGGATAAAGTTATTTCTAACGAACCAGAATACTCTATG TTGGAGTGCGGCGACGGTGATTCATTCAACAAAGGTAGAATCTTCTCATCCAACAGAAATAATTGGGACTATCGTGTGAAGGGATTTGCCGAAGACTTAGATTTCACGCTCGACGTTTCACGAGCGGAACGCTTAGGTCGTGTAATTGCAAAAGCAAAACGAAAACGACAATGGTGCAGAGCTCTGACCGCCTTCTTCGGACTAGTCTTCTTTGTTTTAAGTGTCGTCATTGTTTCCTTATCCGTAACAAAAGGACGTAAAGTATTTGGAAGCATGTAA
- the LOC100649317 gene encoding exosome RNA helicase MTR4 gives MANFTEDLFDVFEETEDIEVIPTPIKSRNEDINVSLNEKATNAESGTKRELENNSDAFISKKLRPDPVLEDLNIEELTSRIKIHTIETIESCTHEVAVPPDYEYVSLENKQGKPAKEYKFVLDPFQKEAILCIENNQSVLVSAHTSAGKTVVAEYAIACSLRDKQRVIYTTPIKALSNQKYREFFEEFEDAGLVTGDVTINPTASVLIMTTEILRNMLYRGSEVMREVGWVIFDEIHYMRDKNRGVVWEETLILLPDNVHYVFLSATIPNARQFVEWVAHLHKQPCHVVYTDYRPTPLQHYIFPVGGDGIHLVVDETGQFKEENFNRAMACLHHGDAAKGDTKGRKGGIRPSNAGQTNIFKMVKMIMERNFAPVIIFSFSKKDCEIYAMQLAKLDLNTLEEKKLVDEVFNNAMDVLNEEDRRLPQVENVLPLLRRGIGIHHGGLLPILKETVEILFGEGLIKALFATETFAMGLNMPARTVLFTSSRKFDGKDFRWITSGEYIQMSGRAGRRGLDEKGIVILMIDEQVSPVVGKAIVQGKPDPINSAFHLTYNMVLNLLRVEEINPEYMLERSFYQFQNQASIPDLYNKAKDLQIAYNAVTIDRYNHISSYHDIREQLDHLSTEFRSFLTKPVYLLPFLQPGRLVKVKNENEMFDWGIIVNFKKKSPKNPMKESTAIIIDILLHVSKDSKEGCPVPCHEGEEGDVEVVPVIHTLISQISSLRLYYPKDLRPSDNRKSVLKTIQEVKKRFPDGPPLLNPITDMHIEDEAFKDIVKKIEVLEEKLYAHPLHKDPDVNTLYEQFLHKEDLSNQLKQAKLELKQAKSILQMDELKCRKRVLRRMAYCTASDVIELKGRVACELNGADELLMTEMIFNGLFNSLSVPQMVALISCFVCDDKSNEMLKCTEELSGPLRQMQDLARRIAKVSTEANLELDENAYVEQFKPYLMDVVYAWCKGATFLQICKMTDIFEGSIIRCMRRSEEVLRQLCQAAKNIGNTDLENKFSEAIKLIKRDIVFAASLYL, from the exons atggCTAATTTTACTGAAGACTTGTTTGACGTTTTTGAAGAAACAGAAGATATAGAAGTGATTCCAACTCCGATAAAGTCAAGAAATGAAGATATAAACGTATCGTTAAACGAAAA GGCAACCAATGCAGAAAGTGGAACTAAACGAGAACTTGAAAATAATTCTGATGcatttatttctaaaaaattacgACCTGATCCTGTATTGGAGGATTTAAA TATAGAAGAATTAACATCACGTATCAAAATACATACAATAGAAACGATTGAGTCATGTACACACGAAGTTGCAGTTCCACCAGATTATGAATATGTATCCCTGGAAAATAAACAAGGCAAACCAGCAAAAGAGTACAAATTTGTATTGGATCCTTTTCAAAAAGAAGCAATATTATGCATCGAGAATAATCAATCTGTTTTAGTTTCCGCACATACATCAGCTGGTAAAACTGTTGTTGCAGA GTATGCAATAGCGTGTTCATTGAGAGATAAACAAAGAGTTATCTATACAACACCTATAAAGGCATTAAGTAATCAAAAGTACAGGGAATTTTTTGAAGAGTTTGAGGATGCAGGTTTAGTAACTGGAGATGTTACAATTAATCCAACAGCAAGTGTGCTTATCATGACTACTGAGATTTTAAGGAATATGCTTTATCGAGGATCTgag GTAATGCGGGAAGTTGGATGGGTAATTTTTGATGAAATTCATTATATGCGTGACAAAAACAGAGGAGTTGTTTGGGAAGagacattaatattattaccaGATAATGTGCACTATGTATTTCTTTCTGCTACTATACCTAATGCCAGACAGTTTGTAGAATGGGTTGCACATTTACATAAGCAACCATGCCATGTTGTTTATACAGATTATAGACCAACTCCTTTACAACATTATATATTCCCCGTTGGAGGTGATGGTATCCACTTG gTTGTAGATGAAACGGGacaatttaaagaagaaaattttaatagagCAATGGCTTGTTTGCATCATGGTGATGCAGCTAAAGGGGATACTAAAGGACGTAAAGGAGGTATTCGTCCATCGAATGCTGggcaaacaaatatttttaaaatggtTAAGATGATTATGGAAAGAAATTTCGCACCTGTAATTATATTTAGTTTTTCAAAAAAAGATTGTGagatatatgcaatgcaattgGCTAAATTAGATTTGAATACATTAGAAGAAAAGAAGTTAGTAGACGAGGTATTTAATAATGCTATGGATGTTCTTAACGAAGAAGATCGACGTTTGCCACAAGTTGAAAATGTATTACCGCTTTTAAGACGAGGTATAGGTATTCATCACGGTGGGCTTTTACCTATTTTGAAAGAAACTGTGGAAATATTGTTTGGAGAAGGATTAATAAAAGCACTCTTCGCGACCGAAACTTTTGCTATGGGATTAAATATGCCAGCACGGACAGTTCTATTTACATCATCGCGAAAATTTGATGGTAAAGACTTTCGTTGGATTACATCCGGAGAATACATACAAATGTCTGGTCGAGCAGGCAGACGAGGTTTAGATGAAAAAGGAATAGTAATATTAATGATAGATGAACAAGTTAGTCCTGTCGTTGGTAAAGCAATTGTACAAGGAAAACCAGATCCTATTAATTCAGCATTTCATTTAACTTATAACATGGTTTTGAACCTTTTGAGAGTTGAAGAAATTAATCCGGAATATATGCTTGAGAGGAGCTTTTATCAATTTCAAAATCAAGCATCTATTCCAGACCTATATAACA AGGCGAAGGATTTGCAAATTGCATATAATGCAGTGACTATTGATAGGTATAACCATATATCTTCTTATCATGATATACGTGAGCAACTTGACCATCTTAGCACTGAATTTAGGTCATTTTTGACGAAACCAGTATATTTACTTCCATTTTTACAACCTGGAAGATTAGTAaaa gtaaaaaatgaaaatgaaatgtttgaTTGGGGTattattgtgaattttaaaaagaaaagccCTAAAAACCCAATGAAAGAAAGCACTGctattattattgatatattaCTTCATGTTTCTAAAGACTCTAAGGAAGGTTGCCCTGTACCTTGTCATGAAGGAGAAGAAGGTGATGTGGAAGTAGTCCCTGTTATACACACATTAATTTCTCAAATTAGTTCACTTAGATTGTATTATCCAAAGGATTTAAGACCATCTGATAACAGGAAAAGCGTATTAAAAACGATACAGGAAGTAAAGAAAAGATTTCCTGATGGACCACCATTATTGAATCCTATTACAGATATGCATATCGAAGACGAAGCTTTCAAAgatattgttaaaaaaattgaagtgttagaagaaaaattatatgcTCATCCTTTGCATAAG GATCCTGATGTAAATACGCTAtatgaacaatttttacataaagAAGATTTAAGTAATCAACTAAAACAAGCTAAACTAGAATTAAAACAAGCTAAATCAATACTTCAAATGGATGAACTAAAATGTAGAAAACGAGTATTGCGAAGAATGGCCTATTGTACGGCATCAGATGTGATAGAACTAAAAGGCAGAGTTGCTTGTGAGCTGAATGGAGCTGATGAATTGTTAATGACAGAAATGATTTTTAATGGTTTGTTTAATTCGCTAAGTGTTCCGCAAATGGTAGCGTTAATTAGTTGTTTTGTTTGTGATGACAAATCAAATGAGATGCTTAAGTGTACTGAAGAATTAAGTGGTCCACTCAGACAAATGCAAGATTTAGCTCGAAGAATAGCAAAAGTATCTACAGAAGCTAATTTAGAATTAGATGAAAACGCATATGTAGAACAATTTAAACCGTATTTAATGGACGTTGTATATGCTTGGTGTAAAGGAGCTACCTTTTTGCAAATTTGCAAAATGACAGACATATTTGAAG gcTCTATCATAAGATGTATGCGTCGTTCGGAAGAAGTTCTTAGACAGTTATGTCAAGCAGCAAAAAACATTGGAAATACGGATTTAGAGAATAAATTCAGCGAAGCAATTAAACTTATAAAGCGTGATATCGTTTTTGCTGcatctttatatttataa